From one Spartobacteria bacterium genomic stretch:
- a CDS encoding pyridine nucleotide-disulfide oxidoreductase, with protein MKKYDVVIIGGNPAGVSAAGAAKKLYKDKSVLVIRKDADALIPCGIPYIFGTLKSVDDNFNPTDAARKNGIEFIIDTVTAVDVKEKKLSLAQSDDVAYEKLIFATGSQPFIPPIPGHELAGVVSIRKDTNYIKSIHEPLRNAKKVVIIGAGFIGIEMSDELARAGVSVTLIEAMPSILPLAFDKDVIAPAQALLEKHGIKVMTGAMVESINGENGNVSAVTLKSGESIDANMVILAIGYRPNTVLAQESGLAIGPVGGILTDEYMRTSVQDVFAVGDCAMHSDFFTHKPSRLMLASTAASEARIAGMNLFDLKVQRQTKGSIAIFSTSLGDTCLGAAGLTEQAAKQEGFKVIIGTSSSPDTHPGKLPGSSKQVVKLIFAEKSGLLIGAQITGGKSTGEMINILGLAIQKHMTAAELAILQYGTQPTLTAGPGKYPIVVASMDALAKMGY; from the coding sequence ATGAAAAAGTACGACGTAGTCATTATTGGAGGAAATCCAGCCGGTGTGTCGGCTGCAGGAGCAGCCAAAAAACTGTATAAGGACAAATCCGTTCTTGTTATCCGCAAGGATGCCGATGCCCTGATTCCCTGCGGTATACCGTATATATTCGGCACGCTGAAATCGGTTGACGACAACTTTAATCCCACGGATGCGGCACGGAAAAACGGCATTGAATTTATTATAGATACCGTGACCGCAGTTGATGTGAAAGAAAAGAAACTGTCGCTCGCGCAAAGTGATGATGTGGCCTACGAAAAGTTGATTTTTGCCACAGGATCCCAGCCGTTTATTCCGCCTATTCCCGGTCATGAGCTTGCTGGTGTTGTGTCGATTCGCAAGGATACAAATTACATCAAATCAATCCATGAGCCGTTGAGAAACGCGAAAAAAGTGGTGATTATCGGAGCCGGATTCATTGGCATAGAAATGAGTGATGAGTTAGCTCGAGCCGGGGTTTCCGTGACGCTCATTGAAGCGATGCCGTCGATTTTGCCGCTGGCCTTTGATAAAGATGTAATCGCACCTGCTCAGGCTTTACTGGAAAAGCACGGAATTAAAGTCATGACGGGAGCCATGGTCGAATCCATTAACGGCGAGAACGGTAACGTTTCCGCCGTAACATTGAAATCCGGTGAATCCATTGATGCCAATATGGTGATTCTCGCCATCGGATACCGACCCAATACGGTCTTGGCTCAGGAATCAGGCCTCGCGATTGGACCGGTTGGCGGCATTTTGACCGACGAATATATGCGCACATCAGTACAGGATGTATTTGCTGTCGGGGACTGCGCCATGCATAGCGACTTTTTCACACATAAGCCGTCACGACTGATGCTTGCATCCACTGCCGCATCCGAAGCTCGCATCGCGGGAATGAATCTTTTCGATCTCAAAGTACAGCGTCAAACCAAGGGCAGCATAGCTATTTTCTCTACATCGCTGGGGGATACGTGTTTGGGAGCGGCAGGACTGACTGAACAGGCCGCCAAACAGGAAGGGTTCAAAGTGATCATAGGAACCAGCTCAAGTCCGGATACCCATCCCGGAAAGCTTCCCGGGTCATCGAAACAGGTGGTAAAATTGATCTTCGCTGAAAAAAGCGGCCTCCTGATCGGAGCACAAATCACCGGAGGCAAATCTACAGGGGAAATGATTAACATCCTTGGACTGGCTATTCAAAAGCACATGACCGCAGCGGAACTGGCGATCCTTCAATACGGCACACAACCCACGCTCACGGCCGGTCCAGGAAAATACCCCATCGTCGTTGCTTCTATGGATGCACTTGCCAAAATGGGATACTAA
- a CDS encoding 4Fe-4S dicluster domain-containing protein, producing MMETKRQTKRHIAFATKDGQVYTTDHFGAAEIYAIYSFDGVEFKHLEDLRNTTEDESEAGEQGKAQSILDLLVMRKVDIVVAKRFGPNIRRIRHRLIPVIASSEDVSTTLPSLEMEWEKISEICDLPPTERYHFVLDSRESASQNETGKMYASIKKIICLGCMRCKNVCPVDAISKGDDEALIDKERCVACGACVSMCPVDAIELYR from the coding sequence ATGATGGAAACCAAACGGCAAACAAAACGGCACATCGCTTTTGCGACCAAAGATGGACAAGTCTATACCACGGATCACTTTGGCGCGGCAGAAATATATGCAATATACAGCTTCGACGGCGTTGAATTCAAACATCTCGAAGATCTCCGAAATACTACCGAAGACGAATCTGAGGCTGGAGAGCAGGGCAAAGCACAATCTATTCTCGACCTGCTTGTCATGCGGAAAGTTGACATTGTTGTTGCCAAACGTTTCGGACCGAATATTCGACGCATCCGCCATCGTTTGATTCCCGTTATCGCGTCCTCAGAGGATGTCTCAACAACACTGCCGTCTCTGGAAATGGAATGGGAAAAGATCTCCGAAATTTGTGATCTGCCACCGACCGAACGCTATCATTTTGTTCTGGATTCCCGTGAATCCGCATCCCAAAACGAAACCGGCAAAATGTATGCATCTATAAAAAAGATTATCTGCCTCGGTTGCATGCGGTGTAAAAACGTCTGCCCGGTGGACGCTATTTCCAAAGGAGATGACGAAGCGCTTATCGATAAAGAACGTTGTGTTGCTTGCGGTGCCTGTGTGTCGATGTGTCCGGTTGATGCGATTGAATTGTACAGGTAG